The Xanthomonas indica sequence ATCTGCAGGGCCGCGACGCGCTGCGGGCAGCGAATGGCGCAGCGCGCTCACGCCCATCGCCGACATCCGCAAGACCTTCAGGAGAGCAAGACCCATGGACAAGCGCATCGCAAAAGCCGCCCTCACCCTCGCACTGAGCCTCGCCGCCCCGCTGGCGATGGCCTGCACCACCGAGCCGGGCGAATTCCAGAACGAAGTCGGCGTCGACAATGGCGTCGAATGTGGCGGCGGCGGCGGTGGTGGCGGCAGCACGCCGGTCTACACGCTGCAGGGCGTGATCCAGAACCAGGGCTACGAGTCCGACAATCGCCCGGCCGGCGGCAAGCGCCTGAAGATCCGCGCCTACTCGCGTTTCGCCAACGCCAACAACGACCGCGTCGACGCCCGCTACATCAACGTGCGCTGCAACGCCTACGACCCGTACGGCAACGGCTACACCACCGACTACGACGAGGAAGGCAATGGTGCCCTGGTCGACGTGCACTTCACGTCGAACTTCGTCTATGGGATCTACCGCAAGATCACCGTGGTCTGCACCCACCACGCCGAGTACGGCGCCAACACCTACGACGCCACCAGCAACGCCGAGATCGAGATTCCGTACTGATCGTCGCGCCGCGCGGCCGGGGTCCGCAGCGTTGCGGACGCCCCGCCGGTCACCGCCGTTGCCCGCGCATGCGGGCGGCGGCTTACTCGAACGCCCCCACCGAATCGTGGGCGAGATTGTCGAAGCGGGTGTATTCGCCGAAGAACTTGAGCTTGCACGACCCGGTCGGGCCGCCGCGGTGCTTGCCGATGATGATTTCGGCCAGGCCCTTGTCCGGCGAATTTTCCTTGTTGTAGTAGTCGTCGCGGTAGATGAACACGATCATGTCCGCGTCCTGCTCGATCGCGCCGGATTCGCGCAGGTCGGCCATCACCGGGCGCTTGTCGGTCCGCGTTTCCAGCGAGCGGTTGAGCTGCGACAGCGCGATCACCGGCACTCCCAGTTCCTTGGCCAGGCCCTTGAGCGAACGCGAGATCTCCGAGATCTCGGTGGCGCGGTTCTCGCTGTTGCCGGGCACCGACATCAGCTGCAGGTAGTCGATCACGATCAGGCCCAGGTCGTGCTCGCGCTTGAGCCGGCGCGCCTTGGAGCGCAGCACTTCCGGCGACACGCCCGGCGTGTCGTCGATGAAGATCTTGGTCTCCTTGAGCATCTTGATCGCGCCGGTGACCCGCGCCCAGTCCTCGTCCTCGAGCTGGCCGGTACGCAGGCGTTGCGCGTTGATGCGGCCGTTGGAGGAGATCAGGCGCATCGCCAGCTGCGAAGCCGACATTTCCATCGAGAACACCGCCACCGCCTTCTTCGACTTGATCGCCGCGTACTCGGCGATATTCAGCGCGAAGGTGGTCTTGCCCATCGCCGGACGCGCGGCGAGGATGATCAGGTCGGTCGGCTGCAGGCCGGCGGTCATCGCGTCGAAGTCGTTGTAGCCGGTCGGCAGGCCGGTGATGTTGCCGCCGTTCTCGAAGCGGTTGCGCAGCTCCTCGAACGCGTCCTTCAACGCGCCGGGCATCGCCACGAAGTCGCTGCGCCCGCGCGCGCCGGCCTCGGCGATCTGGAACACCGCCTTTTCCGCCGACGCCAGCAACTCGGCGCTCTCGCGCCCTTCCGGCTGGAAGCCGTCGTTGACGATGGTGGTGCCGACCTCGATCAGCTGCCGCAGCACCGCCTTGTCGCGGACGATTTCCGCGTAGGCGGCGATGTTGGCGGCCGAGGGCGTGGTGCTGGCCAGTTCGATCAGGTAGGCGCCGTCGCCGACCATCTCCAGCTTCCCCTGCGACTCGAACCACTCGCCCAGGGTCACCGCGTCGAACGGGCGCCCTTTCTCGGCCAGCTCGCGGATCGCGCGGTAGATCAACTGGTGATCGCGCCGGTAGAAATCCTTGTCGGTGAGCTGGTCGTTGACCCGGTCGTAGGCCTCCGGCGCCAGCATCAGGCCGCCGAGCACGGCCTGTTCGGCCTCGATCGAGTGCGGTGGCACGCGCAACTGGTCGAGACGCGGCTCGCTGCGTTCGCTGCGCTCGCTCTTGCGATCGCCGCGGTAGCCGGGACGGGCGGACATAGGCTGGGTCTTCTCTGTGGGCGCGGACGCCGGGCGCGGCCTCACCGCGGCCCGGGCACCGATTTTAGTCGCCGCGCCCGGCTGCGGCTAGGGCGAGGCGCCGGCCGGGAGCGCCGCGCACATCAGCGTAGTCGCCCACCCTGGGGACAAGTCTGGGGACAAGCGGTTGAGAACCTCGCCGACGCCCAGCCAAGCAAAGCCGCTGCTCCCTACGCGCCACCGCCAGCGCGCCCCGGCACTGCTCAGGCCTGCAATTCGTCGATCCAGGCGATGAACTTGTCCATGAAACCGGCGAGGAACTTGCGGGTGCGCTCGTCGTCGATGGCGCCGTCCTCGGCGATCAGGCCCTCCTTGAACTGCAAAAAGATCTCCGGCTGGCCCAGCACCGGCATGTCCAGGTAGGCCAGCACGTTGCGCAAGTGCTGCTGCGCCAGGGCGCTGCCGATCGCCCCGGGCGAGGTCCCGCACACCGCCGCCGGCTTGCCGGCGAAGGCGCTCTCGCCGTACGGCCGCGAACCCAGGTCGATGGCGTTCTTGAGCACGCCGGGGATGGAGCGGTTGTACTCGGGGGTGACGAACAGCACCGCGTCGGCGCCGCTGACCTGCGTCTTCAGGCGTCGGCCCTGCGCCGGATAGTCGTGGTCGTGGTCCTGTTTGTACAGCGGCAGGTCGCCGATCTCCACGTACTCGAAACGGGCGCGGTCGCCAGCGAGGCGCTCCAGCGCGTGCGCCAGGCGCCGGTTGAACGATTCCTTGCGCAGGCTGCCGACGAACACGGCGATGCGGTACTGGCTCATGGCGTAGCTCCTGACTGAATGAATCTTCAGGCTAGCCGCCGGCGCGCGGCAGTCAGGTGAACGCCGTGGCCGTCCCCGCCAGCGCCAGGCGCGCGCGTACCTCGTCCGGCAGCGGCGGCAGCGCCACGAAGCCCGGCGTGGCGCGGACCCGCTGCAGCCAGTCGCACAGCGCCGGATAGTGCGCCAGCACGATGCCGGCGTCGCCGGCGCAGTGGGTGTAGGCGAACAGCGCGATGTCGGCAATGCCGTAGGCCGGGCCGGTGAACCAGGCCTGCGTCTGCAGGTGCTGTTCCATCACCGCCAGCGCCCGCGTCGCCCCCTCGCGCAGGCGCGGCAGTTCGGCGCGGCGCGGCGAGTCGGGCGGCGTCCAACCGCAGACGAAGCGCGCCACCGCAACGTAGGGTTCGTGGCTGTACTGCTCGAAGAACAGCCAGCTCAGCGCCTGCGCCCGCTGCCAGGGATCGGCGGGCAGATGGCCGGTGCCCTCGGCCAGCCAGCACAGGATGGCGTTGGATTCGGCGAGCACGCGCCCGTCCTCGCGCTCCAGCAGCGGCACCTTGCCGTTGGGATTCTTGGCCAGGAACGCCGGGGTGCGGGTCTGGCCGTTGGCGCTGTCAATCTCGACCCAGCGGTAGGCGCAGCCCAGTTGCTCCAGCAACAGCCGCACCTTGTAGCAATTGCCGGACAGCGCCATGCCGTACACGGTCAGGGGGACACGTTCGGCTGCCATGCATCGCTCCTTGCTTGCTGAAGGGTCGGGATTGGGGAGTCGGAAATGGGGATGCGCAAGAGCGGTGCCTCGCCCCCCCCCCCCCGACGACGCTCCGCCGCGGCCGCGGGTCAGCGCCGCGCCTGCCATTGCGCGCGCGACTGTCCCCAGACCTCGATCGGCTCCTGCGGCAGCGGCTCCGGCAATTGTCCGGGACGCAGATAGCGCGACCCGAGCTTGCCCGCCACCGCCTTGGAGTTGGCGTTGTCCGGCGCGATCACGTGGATCACCTCGCTCCAGCCCAACTGCGCGAACGCCCAGTCGATCGACGCCGCGGCCGCCTCCGGCGCATAGCCATGGCCCCAGTACGCACGCGCGATACCCCAACCGACCTCCGTGCCCGGCCAGCCGTGCGGCTGCCAGGGGCCGACCCGGCCGATCCACTGCCCGCTGCGCTTCTCGATCACCGAGAACATCGCAAATCCCTGCAACTGCCAACTGCCGACCATCGTCGCCAGGCCGCGCCAGACGGCAGACGGCGCCTGCACCCCGCCGAGGTGATGCATGGTCTCGACATCGGCGGAAAATGCGCAGAACGCCGCGAAATCCTCGGCGGTCGGCGGGCGCAGCAACAGGCGCTCGGTTTCCACGCGCACATCGAAGACGCTCATCGTCGGTTCTCCTGCAAAACGGGCCCGCGCCACGCGCGGGACATGGATTCAAAACGCATTGATACCGGTCAGCTCGCGACCGACCACCAGTTGGTGCACGGTCTCGGTGCCCTCGTAGGTGATCACCGATTCCAGGTTCAGCGCATGGCGGATCGCGCCGTAGTCGGTGGTGATGCCGGCGCCGCCGAGCAGGTCGCGACATTCGCGGGCGATGTCCAGGGCCATGCGCACGTTGTTCCACTTGGCCAGCGACACCTGCGCCGGCTGCAGCGTGCCGGCGTCCTTGAGCCGGCCCAGTTGCAGCGCGAGCAACTGCGCGGCGGCGATGCGCCGCGCCATGTCGGCCAGCTTGATCTGCGCGCTCTGGGTCGCCGCCAGCGGGCGTCCGAACAGCATGCGTTCGCCGGCATAGGCCAGCGCCTCGCGCAGGCAGGCGATGGCCGCGCCGATCGCGCCCCAACTGATGCCGTAGCGGGCCTGGGTCAGGCAGCCCAGCGGACCCTTCAGCCCGCGCACGCCGGGCAGGCGCTGGCTGTCGGGCAGGCGTACGTCGTCGAAGAACAGCGCCGAGGTCACCGAGGCGCGCAGGCTCATCTTGTGGGCGATGTCCTGGGTGCCGAAGCCCGGGGTGCCGGACTCGACCAGGAAGCCCTGGATGCCGTCCTCGGTCTGCGCCCACACGATCGCCACGTCGGCGATGCTGCCGTTGGTGATCCACATCTTGCTGCCGCTCAAGCGCCAGCCATCGCCGTCGCGCACCGCGCGGGTCTGCATCGCCGCCGGATCGGAGCCGCCCTGCGACTCGGTCAGGCCGAAGCAGCCGATCGCGGTGCCGGCGGCCATCGCCGGCAGCCAGCGCTGGCGTTGCGCGTCGCTGCCGTAGGCGTGGATCGGGTACATGCACAGCGAGGACTGCACGCTGACGAAGCTGCGCAGGCCGCTGTCGCCGCGCTCCAGTTCCTGGCAGATCAGGCCGTAGCAGACCGCGTTGAGGCCGCCACCGCCCTGCCCGGCCGGCAGGCTGGCGCCAAGCAATCCCAACTGCGCCAGTTCCGGCACCAGTTCGCGCGGGAACCGCGCCTGGTCGAAGGCGTCGCCGATCACCGGCAGCACCCTGGCATCGACGAAGCACGCCACCGCCTGCTGGATCGCGCGTTCCTCCTCGCTCAGCAGCGCGGCTACGTTGAACAGGTCGTCGCAAGGCAGGGGCATGGCGGTGTCCACGGCGAAAGCCGCATTGTATCGGCCCTGCCCGCGCCGCCACCCGCAGACAGACGAAGGCCGGCGCAAGCGCCGGCCTTCGGAGATGCAACCTGGGTGCGCCTCAGCGCTGGCTGACGGCGCTGTCGCCGGCCGAGGCGGTCTGGGTGACCAGGCGGCCGTCCAGCACCGGCAGGCGGTCGCTGTTCGGGCGGTCGTCCATGCGCACGGTCTTTTCCTGGCCGTCGTAGCGATAGGTCACGTCGTAGCCCTTGACAACGTCCTGCGTGCCCATGGCGATGCGGCTGCCCGGCTTGCTGTCCATGCGCATGGTGCCGGTGCTGCCGTCGTCGTTGCGGTAGGTGACGTTGTAGCCGGTGATGGTCGAGGACTGCGCAGTGCTGTTCTCGGTGTGGCACTGACGCTCGGTGCGGTCGACCACGCGGCCGCCGACGTGGTTCTGGTCGATGCGGTTGCCGATGAAGCCACCGGCCACCGCGCCGGCCGCGGTCGCGGCCTTGCGGCCATTGCCATGACCCACCTGGTTGCCGAGCAGGCCGCCGACCAGCGCACCGACCACGGTGCCGCCGACGTTGCCGTCGCGCTCGGGCAGGCGCTCCTGCACCACCACGTCGTTGCAGACCTGACGCGGGGTGGTGGTGGTGGAGGTCTCGCGCAGTGGCTCGGTACCGATCACCTCGGCATAGCGCTGCTGTTTCTGGGTGATCGGGTCGACCCGCACCACGTCGGCGTAGTCCAGCTTGCCGCCGACGCTGTTGTCCAGCGCGCTGTCGCCACGCGTATTGTCCAGGGCCGGACGCACGTCGCTGTTGGCGACGTCCACCGGTTTGTCGCGATTGTTCATGAAGGCCGCGGTGGCGACGCCGCCGACCAGCAAGGCGCCAGCCGCGACCAGAACGGTTGTCGTAGTGCTTTTCATGTGTGCTCTCCTGCGGGCTGACCGCGTTGTCTACGGTGCTGTGATTACCATGCGGAAGCTGAACCAATCCGCTCCCTATTCAGCAATGCGTCGGCGCCGCGACTGGTAACGCCGCCAGAACGTCGCCATATCGAGGCTGTTAGCGTTTCCACCGCTCCTCCGGAGGACGTGCCGTGCCCAATCCGATCGTGTATCCGCTGCTGCGCTGGGCGGGCAAATTGCGCTACCCGACGCTGTTCAAGATCACCGCCGGGCTGTTCGTGCTGAGCGTGCTGCTGCCCGACCCGGTGCCCTTCATCGACGAGATCGTGTTCGGCCTGGGCACCTTGCTGCTGGCCAACTGGAAGAGCCGCACGCCGGCGCCGGCCACCGAGCCGCTGACCTCCACCGCGCGGCGCGTGCGCCGCTGAGCGCCGATGCCGTTGATCGACAGCCACTGCCACCTGGATGCGGAGGAGTTCGATCCGGACCGCGCCGCGGTGGTGGCGCGCGCGCAGGCGGCCGGTGTGCAGGCGCAGGTGGTGCCAGCGGTCACTGCGGCCTCCTGGCCCAAACTGCGCGCGGTGTGCGCAGCCGCGCCCGGCCTGTATCCGGCGTACGGCCTGCATCCGCTGTTCCTGGACCAGCACCGCCCCGAGCACCTGCCCTTGCTCGGCGAATGGATCGAACGTGAGCGCCCCTGCGCCATCGGCGAGTGCGGCCTGGACTTCTTCGTCGAAGGGTTGGACGAAGCCGAGCAGCAGCGGTATTTCGTCGGGCAACTGCAACTGGCACGCACGTTCGACCTGCCGGTGATCGTGCATGCGCGGCGTGCGGTGGACGCGGTGATCCTGGCGATCCGCAAGGTCGGCGGCGTGCGTGGCGTGGTGCACAGTTTCGCCGGTAGCGCCGAGCAGGCCGCGCAGTTGCGCTCGCTGGAGTTCCTGATCGGCCTCGGCGGGCCGGTCACCTACGAACGGGCGCAGCGCCTGCGCCGGCTCGCCGCCACGGTGCCCCTGGAGCAATTGCTGCTGGAAACCGATGCGCCCGACCAGCCCGATGCAGCGATCCGCGGGCAGCGCAACGAACCGGCGCGGCTGCGCACGGTGCTGGACACAATCGCCGCGCTGCGCGATGTGCCTGCTGCGGCCATCGCCGCGCAGACCACGGCCAATGCGCGGCGGCTGTTCGGCCTGCCCGACGCGAGCGCCCGCACGCCCGTCGCCCCCTGACGCGGCACGTCGCTGCGAACAGCACACTTCGACACTGCGCGTCGCTTACTGACGCGTTGGCACAGGAAGCGACGCCAGCCGTCGGCCGCGTATGGCATGGCTGCAAGCGCCTGGTGTGGCGCCTCGCCTGGCGAGGCAGCTTTCGTCCGAAACTGTGAACTGAGCAGCCTGATCGCCGTGCTTTCGCGAGGTTTCGGCATGCTCGCTTCTGCTACTGTGCACCGCGCTGAAACGGCGAGCGGCTCCTTTGTCCGCCAGGCACCGGAGTGTGAATCCGTTCGCTTTCAGCAAAGGCTTGGCGGCCGGCTCGATGGCACGCGTTCTGGCAGATCGGATCCTCCTGGCGTGAAACAACCGGCAAGCCGCATCCCCTACCCGCTTCTCCACGGCGCGCGGCGCACGCACGCGATCGTGTCGTCCTGCGCTGCCGCTCCGGCGCGAACGACGATGGCGCGCACCCGGGCGCTGCGACGATGAAGAGCGGCACGAGTTCGGAAAAACCCGCCTCCAACGGCGAAAGCTGGGTCTCCCTGAAATTCCGCGACAGCAATCGCAGCCGCAAGATGCGCAGCACCCTGACCCTGGCCGGGGTCTCGTGCACCACGCTCGGCGCCCTGTGGACGGTGTGCTACCTGTATTACGGCCGGCCGGAGTTGGCGTTCGCCTTCGTCGGACTGACCGCCGTGGGCCTGCTGGCGCTGGGCCGCCGCCGCCATTGCGACGAGGCCTCGCTGTCGCTGGTGGCGCACGGCATCTTCGTCGTGGTGCTGGTGATCTCGATCATCGACGCGCCGATCGGCACGGTGCCGCGCTCGGTGCATACCTTCTTCCTGCCGCTGGCGGCCGGCGCGCTGTTCGTGTTCGACCGCAGCCGCCGCTACCGCGCGCTGGTGTTCCCGCTGGCCTGCCTGGGTGCCTTCGTCGCGTTCGGCTCGGGCGAACTGGACTGGCTGGCGCCGGCGTCCTCGCCACCGCTGGGGATGCGCCGGCTCGGCGCGATCTCCAACATGGCGTGCGCGGCCGGCTTGCTGGCGGCGATCCTGCACATCTACCGCAACGACGTGAACGCGCGCATTTCGCTGGAGCGGGAATTGGCGCGTGCGGTCGGCAACAACGAGATCGAGGTGTTGTACCAGCCGCAGGTCAACGCGAACGGCCACATGCTCGGGGCCGAGGCGCTGGTGCGCTGGCGGCACCCCAGCGGCAAGCTGCTGACCCCGGACAAGTTCATCCCGCTGGCCGAAGAGAGCCAATTGATTCGCGAAGTGGGACTGGAAGTGCTGCGTCAGGTCTGCCGCACGCTGCGGCGCTGGTCGCTGGAACCGGACCTGCGTGCCCTAGTGGTGGCGGTGAACGTCAGCCCGGTGCAGTTGCTCGATCCCAACTTCGTGGCCTCGGTGAAGCAGGTGATCACCAGCGAGGGCGTGGCGCCGGCATCGCTGGAATTCGAGCTGACCGAGTCGGCGCTGTACGTGGACACCGCCGGGGTGCGCGCCAAGATGCACGAACTCAAGACCTTCGGCATCGGCTGGGCACTGGACGACTTCGGCACCGGCTTCTCGTCGCTGGCGATGCTCAGGACGCTCCCCGTCACCAAGCTCAAGATCGACCGGCAGTTCGTCAACGACGCCAAGGCCGACGAATCCTCGCGGCGCCTGCTGGCCAAGATCGTGGAGATCTCCGAGGTGATGGGCATGGTCGCGCTCGCCGAAGGCATCGAGGATGCGCAGCAGTGCGAGATGCTCTCGGCGATGGGCTGCCGGCACTTCCAGGGGTTCCTGTTCGGCCGGCCGCAGCCGGCGCAGGACCTGGAACGGCTGGCCACGCTGCAGGCCGGCACCGAGCGCAACCTGGCGAACGCTGCGCCGCCGCCAGCCGCCACGCGCTAGGCGGCCGCGGCCTCGCGCGCCGCGGCGCGCTTCAACAGCATCTCCAGGGCCTTGCCGACTGCGGCGAAGGCGAACGCACCGGTGATGTGGGTGGCCGCGCCCAGGCCGGCGCCGCAGTCCAGGTTCAAGGCCGCATCCGGCCCCAGCGCCGGGCGCAGTCCACAGACGCTGCCGTCGGCCTGCGGGTAGCGCACGTTCTCCAGCGAGTACACCGCCGGCACGCCGAAATAGCGCTGCGGGTTCTTGGGAAAGTTGAACTCGCTGCGCAGTTTCTTGCGGATCAACGCCAGCATCGCGTCGTGCTCGGTGCGCGACACGTCGCGGATCCGCACCAGGGTCGGATCGGTGCGTCCGCCGGCCGAGCCCACCGTCAGCAGCGGCAGCTTGCGCCGCCGGCACCAGGCGATGGTCTCGACCTTGACCCGGAAGCTGTCGCAGGCATCGATCACCAGGTCGAAGCCGGCATCGAGCAGGTCGGCGATGTTGGTCGGGGTCAGGAAGGCCTCGACCGCGACCGCCTCGATCTGCGGGTTGATCGCCACGCAGCGCTCGGCCATCGCCACCGCCTTGTTGCGCCCGTACTGCCCGGCCAGCGCCGGCAACTGCCGGTTGGTGTTGGAGACGCAGATGTCGTCGGCGTCGATCAGGGTCACATGGCCGACCGCCGAACGCGCCAGCGCCTCCACCACCCACGAGCCGACCCCGCCCATGCCCACCACCGCCACCCGGCACTGCGCCAGCCGCC is a genomic window containing:
- a CDS encoding glycine zipper 2TM domain-containing protein, with protein sequence MKSTTTTVLVAAGALLVGGVATAAFMNNRDKPVDVANSDVRPALDNTRGDSALDNSVGGKLDYADVVRVDPITQKQQRYAEVIGTEPLRETSTTTTPRQVCNDVVVQERLPERDGNVGGTVVGALVGGLLGNQVGHGNGRKAATAAGAVAGGFIGNRIDQNHVGGRVVDRTERQCHTENSTAQSSTITGYNVTYRNDDGSTGTMRMDSKPGSRIAMGTQDVVKGYDVTYRYDGQEKTVRMDDRPNSDRLPVLDGRLVTQTASAGDSAVSQR
- a CDS encoding NADPH-dependent FMN reductase, which produces MSQYRIAVFVGSLRKESFNRRLAHALERLAGDRARFEYVEIGDLPLYKQDHDHDYPAQGRRLKTQVSGADAVLFVTPEYNRSIPGVLKNAIDLGSRPYGESAFAGKPAAVCGTSPGAIGSALAQQHLRNVLAYLDMPVLGQPEIFLQFKEGLIAEDGAIDDERTRKFLAGFMDKFIAWIDELQA
- a CDS encoding glutathione S-transferase family protein; the encoded protein is MAAERVPLTVYGMALSGNCYKVRLLLEQLGCAYRWVEIDSANGQTRTPAFLAKNPNGKVPLLEREDGRVLAESNAILCWLAEGTGHLPADPWQRAQALSWLFFEQYSHEPYVAVARFVCGWTPPDSPRRAELPRLREGATRALAVMEQHLQTQAWFTGPAYGIADIALFAYTHCAGDAGIVLAHYPALCDWLQRVRATPGFVALPPLPDEVRARLALAGTATAFT
- a CDS encoding replicative DNA helicase, translated to MSARPGYRGDRKSERSERSEPRLDQLRVPPHSIEAEQAVLGGLMLAPEAYDRVNDQLTDKDFYRRDHQLIYRAIRELAEKGRPFDAVTLGEWFESQGKLEMVGDGAYLIELASTTPSAANIAAYAEIVRDKAVLRQLIEVGTTIVNDGFQPEGRESAELLASAEKAVFQIAEAGARGRSDFVAMPGALKDAFEELRNRFENGGNITGLPTGYNDFDAMTAGLQPTDLIILAARPAMGKTTFALNIAEYAAIKSKKAVAVFSMEMSASQLAMRLISSNGRINAQRLRTGQLEDEDWARVTGAIKMLKETKIFIDDTPGVSPEVLRSKARRLKREHDLGLIVIDYLQLMSVPGNSENRATEISEISRSLKGLAKELGVPVIALSQLNRSLETRTDKRPVMADLRESGAIEQDADMIVFIYRDDYYNKENSPDKGLAEIIIGKHRGGPTGSCKLKFFGEYTRFDNLAHDSVGAFE
- a CDS encoding tRNA threonylcarbamoyladenosine dehydratase, producing the protein MNEQWRERFAGIDRLYGQGTIGRLAQCRVAVVGMGGVGSWVVEALARSAVGHVTLIDADDICVSNTNRQLPALAGQYGRNKAVAMAERCVAINPQIEAVAVEAFLTPTNIADLLDAGFDLVIDACDSFRVKVETIAWCRRRKLPLLTVGSAGGRTDPTLVRIRDVSRTEHDAMLALIRKKLRSEFNFPKNPQRYFGVPAVYSLENVRYPQADGSVCGLRPALGPDAALNLDCGAGLGAATHITGAFAFAAVGKALEMLLKRAAAREAAAA
- a CDS encoding acyl-CoA dehydrogenase family protein → MDTAMPLPCDDLFNVAALLSEEERAIQQAVACFVDARVLPVIGDAFDQARFPRELVPELAQLGLLGASLPAGQGGGGLNAVCYGLICQELERGDSGLRSFVSVQSSLCMYPIHAYGSDAQRQRWLPAMAAGTAIGCFGLTESQGGSDPAAMQTRAVRDGDGWRLSGSKMWITNGSIADVAIVWAQTEDGIQGFLVESGTPGFGTQDIAHKMSLRASVTSALFFDDVRLPDSQRLPGVRGLKGPLGCLTQARYGISWGAIGAAIACLREALAYAGERMLFGRPLAATQSAQIKLADMARRIAAAQLLALQLGRLKDAGTLQPAQVSLAKWNNVRMALDIARECRDLLGGAGITTDYGAIRHALNLESVITYEGTETVHQLVVGRELTGINAF
- a CDS encoding TatD family hydrolase; translation: MPLIDSHCHLDAEEFDPDRAAVVARAQAAGVQAQVVPAVTAASWPKLRAVCAAAPGLYPAYGLHPLFLDQHRPEHLPLLGEWIERERPCAIGECGLDFFVEGLDEAEQQRYFVGQLQLARTFDLPVIVHARRAVDAVILAIRKVGGVRGVVHSFAGSAEQAAQLRSLEFLIGLGGPVTYERAQRLRRLAATVPLEQLLLETDAPDQPDAAIRGQRNEPARLRTVLDTIAALRDVPAAAIAAQTTANARRLFGLPDASARTPVAP
- a CDS encoding DUF6116 family protein → MPNPIVYPLLRWAGKLRYPTLFKITAGLFVLSVLLPDPVPFIDEIVFGLGTLLLANWKSRTPAPATEPLTSTARRVRR
- a CDS encoding GNAT family N-acetyltransferase, which gives rise to MSVFDVRVETERLLLRPPTAEDFAAFCAFSADVETMHHLGGVQAPSAVWRGLATMVGSWQLQGFAMFSVIEKRSGQWIGRVGPWQPHGWPGTEVGWGIARAYWGHGYAPEAAAASIDWAFAQLGWSEVIHVIAPDNANSKAVAGKLGSRYLRPGQLPEPLPQEPIEVWGQSRAQWQARR
- a CDS encoding EAL domain-containing protein; the encoded protein is MKSGTSSEKPASNGESWVSLKFRDSNRSRKMRSTLTLAGVSCTTLGALWTVCYLYYGRPELAFAFVGLTAVGLLALGRRRHCDEASLSLVAHGIFVVVLVISIIDAPIGTVPRSVHTFFLPLAAGALFVFDRSRRYRALVFPLACLGAFVAFGSGELDWLAPASSPPLGMRRLGAISNMACAAGLLAAILHIYRNDVNARISLERELARAVGNNEIEVLYQPQVNANGHMLGAEALVRWRHPSGKLLTPDKFIPLAEESQLIREVGLEVLRQVCRTLRRWSLEPDLRALVVAVNVSPVQLLDPNFVASVKQVITSEGVAPASLEFELTESALYVDTAGVRAKMHELKTFGIGWALDDFGTGFSSLAMLRTLPVTKLKIDRQFVNDAKADESSRRLLAKIVEISEVMGMVALAEGIEDAQQCEMLSAMGCRHFQGFLFGRPQPAQDLERLATLQAGTERNLANAAPPPAATR